In Ciona intestinalis chromosome 7, KH, whole genome shotgun sequence, the genomic window GAAACAGCATTAACCGTTTGGATCAAAATATGTTCATAGGGTTGAATAAGACAAGTGTGCTTAATATGGATAACAACAATATTGCTGGTTTAGAGTGTGGAACATTTGCACCGATGGAAAGTTTGCAGTATTTACGTTTCGCTCAAAATAGTCTAACCTCTGTTGCCAGCTGTACATTCATGGGGCTTAGTCGAATTGTGTCTCTGGATTTATCAAACAACAAACTCACACAAATATCCAGTGAAGCCTTTGTGAATATGCAGCACTTGAAGAATCTACATCTAAATAATAACTTCTTAGTTACACTATCTGCAGAATGGTATGCAGGCAAACAGCTTGCTGTTGTGACTTTATCAGGAAATCCATGGCTATGTGATTGTGGTTCATACACAACTATACAACAAGCTATGGAAGCAGGACCCGAGACAAACTGTAGAGATGACAACATGTGTGTTGTGTGCAACAACCCACCAAGATATAGACTTGTAACTTTTACAACCATCAATGAATCAATGTGGCAAGAATGCGATGCCAGTATGCTTACAACTCTACCTCATAGAGATATAGAAAGAGACACCGAAATACTGACTACAAATGAACAACACAGCACACATAAAGTAGTTAGGTCTATTTCAAGACGAATTCTTCTTTCAGACACAACTATTCAAAAGGAAGGCGTGCTACAATGCAACCCTGACAACACCACTTGTTGGTTGGCACCTTACcaaaacataacatacatCCTGAAGAAAAACATTCCAGTAACGCTACAGCAATTGCATCTGGCACACAATCtatttcaatttataaatgtaacagATTTCCATGATATTGTGAATTTGACTAATCTTCAGTTGTCTTCCAACATTATCTCAAATATCGATGATTTCTCTTTCACTCAGAATGACAAACTActtgtaagttttaaaactaaacaccaATTATAATTTGGATTGCAAGTTATGTGTTCTATTCCATGTGGGTGGGTTCTGCAACATGATAGGCCATAGGGCACATAGATTTATGCtggtgttgttttattaactatGTTACTCTTCTAAGCCTGTACCAAATAAAGCTTTACTTTTACAGATATTAAACTTGGCCAACAATCGTCTCAGTACAATTAATGTGAACACTTTTGCTGGCTTATCGGGTTTGATGAATCTCTACTTACAGGTAATGGGTTGTTTACATGAGTATGGAACGTTTGTCCTCCCATCCAGTTAAAACAGGGCATCTTTTTGGACACTTAATAATGTCATTGAAGATTGTATTTGCCATTGTCAGTAAAGATTGTATTTGGGTACCTTCTTATATGCATCGGGCACATTCATATACCTTATGCTCAATGACGTGACAAGCTATAAACACCATCTAACAACGACCACAGACATTTTAACTTATGTTTTCACACAGAACAACAGAATAACTACCAACCTTACTGCTGGTATATTTCAACACCTTACCAGTTTAGAAGGTTTATATTTGAGTGGAAACCAAATTTCCCAAATTGACAATTGTGCTTTCTGCAACATTACCAGTATAGTTAATCTTGAACTTAACAACAACAGTATATCAGTTTTGCAGAAAGACGCTTTTAAGGTAAACAACTTAAtgtttttaagtaatttggtcattttttttcaaagacaaaaaaatatgttaaaacttaaactatGATAAATTCAAATGTAGATTACCTTGaaaatttatacttttaagGATAccttgaaaatatattttcaatataactagttttaaaaatgttatttatgagtaaaaattttaaaaaaatgtactgTGGCCAACTGGCCAAGATACACAGGTTTTACACTATATCTTGTCTTAAATATCTATATAATGGACAGCGACAAAGTCatacaattattaaaaaataaagctgCACTGAAATCCGTAATTTGAACATTCATCTTATACCATACAAGCAACATCTAACACAAATATTCCTTCTTAAGGGCTTGACAAGATTACAAACCTTGTCTGTTTCACACAACCAAATCACACAATTTGACTTTACGGTTCTCAGAGGAAACCCACCTCGTACTCTACTTACGGAGGGTAACAATTGGGTGTGTGACTGTGCAATGAAAACTATGGTGGATTCTTTTAATGGAACTTTCCCCATCTCCTGTGTTAGTGTAGGAATTGGTAGCTTATGCATTCAGTGTGCAACACCCAACAATCTAGCTGGCTTGCTATTGAACACACTACCTAGAAGTAATGTGGCAGGTTGTGAGCCGACAACGACTGCTGCAACAATTAATTCAACAACAACTGCAACATTTAATTCATCGAGTGCAACAACACCTGTGACA contains:
- the LOC108949610 gene encoding SLIT and NTRK-like protein 3; this translates as MVLKKMIFVAHVMLLLLVTITTTIQGCPDNCRCSTTPVVMDCTQADTTNLLTTIPTIPNAAVQVILDNNRISTINENDFQNTGESLVYLSMENNSITSIGQNAFGHVTNLLVLSLSRNSINRLDQNMFIGLNKTSVLNMDNNNIAGLECGTFAPMESLQYLRFAQNSLTSVASCTFMGLSRIVSLDLSNNKLTQISSEAFVNMQHLKNLHLNNNFLVTLSAEWYAGKQLAVVTLSGNPWLCDCGSYTTIQQAMEAGPETNCRDDNMCVVCNNPPRYRLVTFTTINESMWQECDASMLTTLPHRDIERDTEILTTNEQHSTHKVVRSISRRILLSDTTIQKEGVLQCNPDNTTCWLAPYQNITYILKKNIPVTLQQLHLAHNLFQFINVTDFHDIVNLTNLQLSSNIISNIDDFSFTQNDKLLILNLANNRLSTINVNTFAGLSGLMNLYLQNNRITTNLTAGIFQHLTSLEGLYLSGNQISQIDNCAFCNITSIVNLELNNNSISVLQKDAFKGLTRLQTLSVSHNQITQFDFTVLRGNPPRTLLTEGNNWVCDCAMKTMVDSFNGTFPISCVSVGIGSLCIQCATPNNLAGLLLNTLPRSNVAGCEPTTTAATINSTTTATFNSSSATTPVTIMATNISTTAANSTMLPNQTTNPSPTTAVPSTSNTTATLQHNSTTTTTKANTPTPGFISRKAQIEKILYIVIPVVGGLLLVIAIALIYVTFVRKPLTRTPAQFGSSGRYEPSNAHVHDQTHVPLEVLNVFENSVEDKTEPK